From Vigna angularis cultivar LongXiaoDou No.4 chromosome 11, ASM1680809v1, whole genome shotgun sequence:
GCTTAATGGCCCTATACTTCTCTGCCACAAAACATTGCCAGAAAAAACATCTAGAGCCAGAACCAGAGCCTTGGTTGGAACTGTTACATACAGATGACCATTGTTTCCAGGAGTGATAGTGAAATTTTTGTCTAGTGAACTAAAATCCTGAATCCATCTAAAGTAACGGCTTCGAATCGACAAACAATAGAGTTCACCTTCTGTGTTTGAGATCTGCAAGTGCAAGAAACGCATGTAGTTTCAAAGAAGTCATCTTAATCCTGGGAAATGAACATTTCTCAGCAGGATAAAAGTATACATCACACACACTCTGACAGCACTAAAGGGCTTGtttgtttcaaattttggaAACTGATTTCAGtttttagaaatgaaaaaagtaGTTTGATATAAGTAGTTTTCAAAAACAGTTGTCAAAAGTAGTacctgtttttcaatttttaaaagaaaatgaaaaatagacaTCTTCTAAGTTGTTTTGGCTTTCTACTTCCAATTTTCTGTTATTcaaattctttcttttcaatcttCTTCTCTCACTCTGACTGtctaaaaattagtttatgaaaaCTGTTTTATACAATAGTTCTCAATAACTATTATTAAGGAACAATAACTTCCACCCTTTCCACATTCTCTGAGCCCACATATAATAACCATCACATACAAAATTTGTAGAGCTATCAACATCATAGCTGTGgcaaaaaatattgttttggtTTGACTGTTGAAGTCTTAGATTCAAAGTTCAGATGTAAAAGCAGCAGCTACTAAAATTAGCTTCAGTTCAATGTGAAAAAGGGATCTACATTTGACTTAATCCAATGTCACTGCTAAACTCAAAGTAGAGAATAAGTATTACAAAAAACCAAGGATGAGTAAACCTTACATATATACTAGCCTCACATTGATCAAGCACAGGAGGTGAATCAAAGTAACAATCTGTAATATTTTTCCTGCATCCTTGACGGTAGCCAAATTGGTAAAGCACAGGACCCACACTCCAAAGCAAACTTCCATGTGAGTGATATGCAAAGAGTCCTCTATTCTTGACATTGATGTAAACAGTTGAGCCTGATGTGCTCACTGAGAGACCAATAATTTCAGCCTCGGCTGGTTGACCTGGTCTTGGACCAAAGAAAACTTCTGCTTCTGGCTCAGAACCTCCAATGCTTCCATACTTAATCACCAATATTCTGTTATCAGCTATCAAATATACCTGCATTTGCCTTGCAAAAATCAGCAATTCACCATCACCCCACCACAAACAGAAAAGCTTTCCCTTTCTCCCATCAAGCGTGAAGGCTTACATGGATCAATAATGTCCTTTATACTGTTGTTATAGCAGTTACACGTTAGTTTTTGTATCAGTTATTTCTGTTTTACAGAGTTTTATATAAGTTCTGTTTTTCCTCTTTCTGTAATACGCTTATCTCAGTTTCAATGCAGTGAGAATTCTTCCCAAACCTGAGTACTATAATGGTATCAGTTATTCAATAATGGCTTTGATTGGATACTTATCagttttcatcatttttatttgagtaaataGTATATATACTACCAAGTAAAAGATTTTATCACTTCACTTTTATTCACTCACAAATTGTAATATAGACCCCAGTAGTGcaaaaaagaagagaattcTCAATTTTCCAATAGACATTTATACGTGAAAAGAAGGATAAACGTAAATTCAAAGCAATGCAACatgaaataattaatgaaacTGATGAATTTAGATGACCTTGCCATGATCCCCACGAACTGGAGCAGTACCAAGGTTGCATTTGTAGTCCAAATGCAAGGTCCATGCAATGGTTCCGTTGCTTTCAAATGCAAAAAAGTTGCTATGAGAACAAGCATAGATCCTTCCATCATCATCTCCAAGAAGAGGTTTGGAAAGCCAGTGATATGAAGAgacagaaaaagaagagaacGTAGCAATCAAAACCAATAcgagaaagaaaagcaaaaggGTCATTGCACATTGAAGAACCAGGCAAGTTGTGGTTGTCACAGTTATTTCTTCATGACAGTTACCATTTTAAACTCAGAATGGAAGTGTTAGTTGATTCCAGTAGTGTGGGGATCTAAGCCTGCTATAAGCACTAAGGCAGGGAAACAAAATTGCAACTTCCGATCCTTCTGCCCATGCAACCATAGGAGAGTAATGATGAATGAAAGTTGCAATGACTACTGCTATAACCAAAAGTTAAAACTTCAAAAAAACATTAGcagtggtggacgaagttgaaagTGGTGAGAGAGATTTCCATGCACATGAATCAATGGCCTTTTGAGTACAAGTGATTAAGGCGCACAGAAAAAGGAAGTGATTGGTGGTCAACAAAAGGGGAAGAAACTGCACTACATCTTTGATTTGCATGGGCAAGTTGTTTAATCTGTCAAACATTGAGACTTAAAAATTGATTTCTTAAGATATTTATATTCTCAgtgaattgaaaaaatataattaaaaaatatctgcATTTTGTAAGTATAAtactcttttaaaaatatatagttttgtaagaattaaaaaataaaataatagagtttagaaatatacataattttgtaaacataacattaaaataatatacggtggttatttttaagaaaaagaagttaTGAAGTTATTGTGTAGAAGAGGGATTActcaatgatttattttattgaataaaaatgttttttaattattaaaagataaaattgtttagttaaaaaataacaaaaaatatatatttatcaaaagGTATATCCTTTTTAGATTGTATAGATTTATATGGGTGGAAATTACAAAACACAGATATATGTAATCGTTGCTGTGGTTGAACAAACTCTCTTCCAGTTGAACTATTCAATAGGTTTTAGGACTTGCAATAGGGTAGACACTTCCAATTCTAATAGAAGCTCTTGCAACAAGGAAcaggaaaaaaaacatattaggCTGGTCATTTATGATGtctcattatatttttatttgttaataatataatttttagaccaAATTCAAATACAAGGGTTGAAAAATGGTAAGAAAGAGCTAAAGAAAGAAATGGGTGGAGAGGATccaaatcctcttttcaagagcTGGAAAACTCCCCAAAACAGGCTAGTGTTGTATAGTTCTTGAGACTATCCTAGAATCATGCAATAAAAAATACTCTTCGAATACCAACTACTCATGACAAAGTCATTTAATAATGATGTGATTATGCATGACtaatgaatatattaaaaagagagCTCCTATACTAAACGTTGATAGAAATTAATTACATCCAAACATCAGCATTATTTAACACTATTCAACTAGATGCTGATATAAATAGCTTGTCATTTTGTCATGACATGAGGAGATGAACCATCATTCCAAAAGGAAAAGTCATTGAATTGAATTGCTAAGGGAGGCACCAAGGGTGTGCTTGTTTCTAATGTAGTCAGTCAATAATGATGCAATTCATCCTGAAAGAACCAAGAGCTAGCTATAGTCTTGCATAGCCATTGCAGCCATATATGCGGGTGTCTTGAAAATTGATGCAACGTGAGAGTGCAGCTGcgaggttttccacatcttgcCTTGTGTGAACTGCACTTAGAGCCACTCGCAgcctaaaaataaacaacataatCAGTTTTTGAGATTGTAATTAATGTAAATATACCATAGCTATAGTAATATCTCCAAATTAATCCTTGAAATAATCTCATGTCGGGCCTTTTCCTTCAGATTTTAAAACTACCAAACACTTTCAATAATTCTTAGCGCAAAATGATACTAAGGTGAAGAAAATGACTGAAGTAAAGGACTGTTTTGTAAAGTTAGAGGCTAAGcgaagatttttaaaattttgaatcacAAATGTGGAGGTTTACTcataatcatttaaaaagatACAAACCTGCATGAATTTGGAGGCACGGTAGGTGGTCTGATTGCAGTTACGTGGAAGCCCGATTGCAATAAATACCTGCTCCAGAAACACTGAAAATGCTTAGTGTTACAATGCCTTCATGATCAGCTTGTGAAGCTGAAGAAAAATAACTTGTCAACTattacaaaagagaaagaatatGATTTTCTCATAATTAAACTTTCCCAAACATGCTGGAAGAGGTTGACTGATACAAGAACGAATTATGAATAGTCTGAGTACATAGAAAGAATAAAGCTCAAGGGTTTATTAATGGAGAGAAATCTACCGGCTTGCTTGGAGTGCCTTGTCTTCACTGCCTACTATCAGGGATATGATGTGACTTGTAACAGGGATTCCTGTAAGTAAATGAAAGTCTTTCACCCGGTTCCAAATAGCCTCTCTACGCCATGTCTCAAGTTTTGCCACTTCAACCGCAGCTGGAAatttgcatcatgcttttaacaaataaataatttcggAAGACATGGAGAGCAATAGCAAAAGAAgtgacaaaatatttttgatctcTAAACAAATAGTTCTAAACAAATAGTTCAAGAAAGGTAGAAGATCAATTTAACCATGGATATATCAAACAATTCTTCGTGAGTACCAGATTGAAATTACGAAGTCTCATTTAAATCATCCATGTTCACAAATATACACAACTGTATTGGTTGCTCCATCCGAAGTTGTcctaatttaacatttttctattagaatttatacttaaatattaatttggttactattttcattaagtttattcaatttagtcttagtactttttttgttccatttaatcttaattttcgttaattttgttcaattcaGATTCTTTTATTAAcgttgtttaaataattaaccaGCACTGAACGATGTTTGTCACGTATAAGTccgtggattttttttatttttttaattttataaaaaaatgttcacATGTCTAATCAGCATCTTGTCAagatcaatattttatatttaatttagttctaatatttttttaaatgaagtaaattaaatataaaatattaactctGAAACATGTTACATGTGGTACCATGTTGATTTAACATGtgaaaatttttttaaattaaaaaatttaaaaaaatcctaaacTAACACGTGACAGACACGATCCACTATCCACAATGTTATGAcccattttttataaaaattgacaaGAATTGGGATCAAATcgacaaaaaatatattaggactaaattgaataaattcaACGAAAATAGGGATAAAAATCTATAGTAGAGCATTGTTGTAAGTGCaatattcaagaaaaaaatctaAGAAAAAAATCTATAGTAACATGACATTTTTTGGCTTTTAAGAAAAACAGCAAATAACGTTATTTCTCTAAATTATTAGATGACGTTAGAAGTGAATATGATAGATAAAAATTGGATCACAGGACTACACCGTATAAGGATATAACTTGACAAAAGAAATGCTAGCAATGTAGTCTCTAACCCTAATACACTATTACAAaacccccttttttatcatcgGTAAAGAAATCATTGAGAATCAGAGTCTCATTccttatttaactaattttcaCTGATGATTTTATAGTTTTCAAACGCTTtcaaagaacaaataaagagcATATTAAAAAGTTGTCTCACAAAATATGTTGCCAGCACTTATCAACTTGATAAATAAGAATGAGAGAGCAAGTAGTACATACGGAAATAGGaataacaaaagcataaagTGCAATCTGAGTAAATCAATTTAAGTAGAACAATGGAGCTTACCATGAGCAGCGGCAGCAATAGGAACTGGTGCAgaagttgaaaatataaatgaacGACCCCTTGACTGTATTAACAGTTTCAACTTTTTGCTATAAGAATTCATAGAATAGTAAATGTCGTTGGTAAACTATTTGCAAAACATAATATGTTTTGTGCCAATGATGTGCGGAAACTAATTTCAGGAGCAAGTGAAATCAACTAGTTACCTGCAAGCTATAAATCCTCCATGACAACCAGCAGCTTTACTTAGTGTACCAATGCATATGTCCACATCCTTCTCACAGTTGAACTCCTCGGCAACACCACCACCATTTTTCCCACAAACAAATGTTCCATGAGCCTGGACATACACATATTTTCATTGTAATAATTCatagttaatattttgtttgtagCAAGTAGAAGCCATGTTTCTTGCGGGTGATTGCTTTTTACAACAATTAATGTAATGTTATAATGTATTGTGAGTATTATTATAAGGTCCCTATAAGTCTTAATCCAAAGATCAAATTCAGAACCAGTAGCTTGTAATAAATAGTCTTCATAAAGAAAAAGACATTTTCTGAAACATATCAAGAGGTTTTACATCATCAATGACTAACAAAAAGCCATGTTTCTTGCGAAGGCCAGCAAGCTCAACCATAGGTGCAAAGTCGCCATCCATGCTAAACAAGCTGTAAAAAATTGGATGAACTATAATTAATATGGAAAATTATTCGCAGAGTATTGCCAAAGTTCATTGTCAtcagaaatataaataaacaaggCAGATGTAAGCTATGGAGACGGCTGAAATATTCAAGAGAAAACAAATATGCATTCTTTTATCACAATGACATTACAATTTTCAAGTAAAGCACTTGAATTATTGCTTCATTACATCGTTTAGGTAGAAATAAATATAGCATTATGAACTACGTGTGTTTGCATCTTAGACAGAGAGGGACAAACAAAGTAATTATCCCATGCTTTACTCGCTCAATTTGAAAGTTACCCTGAAGAATTACTAGGGATCAACCCCAAACGACTACTTAAACAAATT
This genomic window contains:
- the LOC108332475 gene encoding 8-amino-7-oxononanoate synthase isoform X2; translation: MGPRGSALICGYTNYHRLLESSLADLKKKEDCLLCPTGFAANMAVMTAIGSIGTLLAGNSVPSEDEKIAVFSDALNHASIIDGIRLVERQKSVKVYIYRHCDMSHLNMLLSNCRMRKKVVVTDSLFSMDGDFAPMVELAGLRKKHGFLLVIDDAHGTFVCGKNGGGVAEEFNCEKDVDICIGTLSKAAGCHGGFIACSKKLKLLIQSRGRSFIFSTSAPVPIAAAAHAAVEVAKLETWRREAIWNRVKDFHLLTGIPVTSHIISLIVGSEDKALQASRYLLQSGFHVTAIRPPTVPPNSCRLRVALSAVHTRQDVENLAAALSRCINFQDTRIYGCNGYARL